GTGAGGAGATCAGAGCGGtgattaacacatacacactgcacacacacaacatagagTGATGAAGTGCAGATGAAGTCCAGTAGGTGTCAATATTTCATTAACTGAGTGTAAGGTATAGGTTAATGCAGGAAATTACATGTGCGTTTGTCTGTCAGGTGGAGGAGCAGAAGGGGTGTGTTGCGGCGAGTGAGCTGTTAGTGgacactctgagacactgcGATAAATCTAACTGGTATAAAGTGTTTAAACTCGCTCTGGATATGTGCAGTCAGACTCTCGCTCTACAGCTGCTTGAGCCCGGTACACACACGCCCATGTATAACACACTTAATCACTGAGCTACTGTTTGTGAACTACATATTTAAAACATTGTGTATTACGCACTGTGATCtttctaaactatataaacatcagtacattactgtgtgtgtttgtgtctgtgtgtttgtgtgtgtgtgtgtgttacagatgagaATGGGAATTGTGTTCAGAACTGTAATGAGAATGATGCAGGAATGGCAAGAATGGCAGTGTGTTTTGAGTACAGAGAGGACAGCGAGAATGACAACCTGATGAGCAGCAACAGTGAGATGAGTGAATCTGAGCAGTGTGTCAAGGGGGCAgagggtaaacacacacatgcacacacactcttactctctctcacacacacaccaacacacacttacacattcagTTCTGCAGTGTGGTTCCTGATGACAATTAACCTCCGTGCAGAGGGTGTggccagtgtgtgtgggagacatACAGAGAAAAAGTTGAGAGAGTATCAGAAAGAGCTCGCTACAGCCGCATATAACGgcctcaacaccatcatctgtGCTCCAACAGGTacgtctgtgcgtgtgtgtgtgtgtatgtgtgtgtctaataattctgtgtgtttgtgtttccagGCTGTGGTAAAACTGTTGTTGCCGTGGCGATCTGTGAACATCACCTGAAGAAATATTCTGAGAAGGCCAAAGTGGTTTTCATGACAACCAAAGTGGAGGTTTATGAACAACAACTCAAACTGTTCAAGGAACACTTCAGCAAGGATCCGAACAtcaagtacacactcacacacacacacacacaaatatcagtggtgggccgtcagggccagcaaggccttctctgctggtctAAACAGCAATGATCTGAAAAAAAAtgcactgacttgcattttaatatatttaatatatttttccatgaatgtgcataaaattattcccaatagtctattctctacatttcatagcttttctcttggttgcgctgcttccagtagtgtatatttatgataagagtatttatccaatcatatttcagccagtggatgacatcatgtgttgccagggtgaaagaaatctgccttaaggccttcagaatcaatagtgcaggcgcccgtagcttaaaataagtggcaatgaaattgttccattaaccaatcgagttggcgtcactggggccatctagcaggcatatgattatgtctgcaatttcctgtcctttgattggataattggggtagtcagaggcagcgaactcTTGAttagttgattagtatctattgccgtggggtcataatgatggtatagaggtggattcatTCAGGAAgaacaccagtgaaggcctaggtgtgaaatgcatgacCGCCActgatgtttatatatataatctcaGAATTAAAGCTAATGTTGattgtttatttacagtgtgtgtgtgtatacagtgtaatgtgtgtgcgtttgtgtacacacaaacagagtggaaggtgtgtgtggggatatGGAGAACGTGAACCTGCCCACCCTGGTGTCTAGCAATGACGTATTGCTGATGACTCCTCAGATTCTGGTGAACGCTCTGAAGCGTGGTGAAGTGGCCTCGataaacacattcacactgcTGCTCCTGGACGAGTGTCACAACACCACCGGCAAACATCCGTACAACAATATCATGAGCCTTTACATCGACACCAAATACTctacaggcacacactcactgccTCAGGTCagcacacatacttacacacacacatacacacagagactcaAACTCAACACTTctaaaagcagctttactgcattagtaaaaaaaaatctctctctctctctctcaggtggtgGGCTTCACTGCGTCTGTAGGTATTAAGAGTTTTAAGAATGTACTTGAGGCTGAGAACAACATCTGCCAGCTGTGTGCTAACCTGGATGCCCGAGTCATAACCACAGTTACAGAGAATATTGATGAGCTGAGATCATttgtacacacacctgagaaaGGTAactgctcaaacacacacacaaacttacttcCTTACtccaacaccattaacaccattaaTAGATTTACTTCCATATGCAGTCTGAAAaataacttgtgtgtgtgtgtgtgtagacttcTATTTGGTCAAACCCCGAACCTCAGACCCTTTCATTCTCATCATCAAAAAGATCATGAAGAACATCGAACAGCTGGCCTTAAAAGTCTACAACATTGGTAACTATtgtgcaaagtgtgtgtgtgtgtgtgtgagcagctttaataacacacacacacacacacacaccttaaataatgatttaaacCTTTGAcaattaatttgtgtgtgtatgtgtgtgtcagtcactgtGTCCCAGGTACAGAAAGGTGATTATGGCACTCAGATGTATGAGCAGTGGATTGTGAATGTACAGAAATGCTGCAGACTGCTTCAGTTCACTGACCGTGAGGAGGAGCGCAGAGTCTGCAGAGCACTATACACCTACACTGAACACCTCAGAGTGGgtcttacatacatacacatacacacaccagaaacaAGGGTATTTTTTACTTCTTCTAGCTAGAAAAACATTACACGCTAAACCTAGTGATACTGATGCTAGTTGATTTTCAGCTGAAACATTCCATAATGATCAAAGGTGCATTAAACACAGcctttgtgtgttgtgttgattaGAAATATAATGATGCTCTGATCATTAATGAGGACGCTCGCACCAAAGACGCGCTGGACTTCATGGACTCATTCATCAAGGACATCAGTAATGCCAGCCAAGACCCCACTGAGCACCAGCTCATTGACTTATACCAGGGTCAGTTACTGCTAGTGACTACATCTGGACACTGTGGCCTTTCCCTGTACTTATGAATTGTTCCTTTAACAATTTAATCACATGTTTTAACTGACTTAATGATTTATATTCACATTCTGATTCTGTAGCTCAGCGTGAGCAGCTGCGCCATTTAGCTGCTGCAGGAGAACAAAACCCCAAACTACAGGAGCTTAAGTTCATCCTGGATGAGGAATACAGAAACAATGAGCAGACTCGCACTGTGCTGTTCGTCAGGACCCGCGCCCTCACTGATGTcagtctacctgtctgtctgtctgtctgtctgtgtctttacTGGAACCTGTGGTCtcacctatctgtctgtctatctatctgtctgtcttgctctctctcactctctctatctttctttctctccatcagaACCTGTGCCCTGGCTGATTTCAAGCcacctgtctatctgcctgtgagcctatttataatataatatgttaaatctgtttgtgtgtgtgtgtgtgtttgtgtgtgtgtgtcaggctctGAAAAAGTGGATAGAGGAGACAGATTCACTAAAGTTCCTGAAGCCTGGCGTTCTGattggaagaggaagaaaatcaCAACTGACAggctcaggtacacacacacacacacacaaacacacaaacacactatattgTGCTGCTAAAtgccccgtgtgtgtgtgtaggtatgacTCTGACAGGACAGAAGGGTGTGCTTGATACCTTTAAGAGCTCTGACCAGAGTAAGATTCTTATTGCCACCTCCGTCGCTGACGAGGGCATCGATATACCACAATGCAACCTAGTGCTCATGTACGAGTACGTCGGCAACGTTGTCAAGATGGTGCAGGTTCGAGGTACTATaccgcacacatacacgcacaagatctctctcacacacataccctacttatttttatgaatatttatagatTATATGAACTGCTatgaacatactgtatgtactgtactgtactgtactgtactgtatgtctactgTTCTGTCATTCAGTGGCCACTAGGTGACAGCATCGCTCTGCtggatttttattaaaacacattttctgtctcgcgtgtgtgtgtgtgtgtgggcaggtcGAGGGAGAGCTCAGGGCAGCAAGTGTTTTCTGATCTCCAGCAGAGAGGAGCGCATTCGTAAAGAGCAACagaacatggagagagagaagctggtCGAGGAAGCCGTTAAACTCCTGCAGAACTCACCTGACTGCCTGCATGCCAAGGTGTCTCACCGCTCTCACCTTTCTCACCTGCTCCAGTCACCTGTATTACTTCATTTTACctgtctcacctgtctcacctaGGGTTGCAAAGGGGCAGAAAATGTCTGGAAAATTTCCAGAAAATTTCCATGGGAACTTCATCTCGGGAATTATCATCTTATCATCTTGGAAATATTCCAAATTGGAAACTGAACAGGAATTTACAGGAATAGAAAGTTATGGGAATTCAATGGGaatttattcaaattatttagaaatttggggaaatttatataaactgtatacacaaacataaatatcAACATTTTGTTTGGTCATAAGCTGACATGCAAGCAAACTAATGCATAAATGAGATTTTtgactttaatttaattgtagaactttaattaattctttcattgaacaacacaaaagcataaatgttgaaagtaaaaacaaaaaacaaaaccaaaaaaaacatatttccttATGTTTGCTGTAAAACAAAAGAATCCTTACCCTTTCCCTTGCAAAAAAAGTCCCATTCAAAACTGTAACCTTCAGGTTCAAATGCAGAACTGTAGCTTCAATAttcttgtgagtgtgtgtgggatggtCTTTTTTagacagtgttttgttttttttttttttaattatctcaCCTAAATGTTTGCTCAgtcagtgtatttgtttttacaatGGTAAAATTTTGTTTGTTACTCACCAAGATGGACATTTTTTGaaattattttgtgtgcaggattcaagaaatgatcagtgtatattatggaggaatgcacagtgcatgtggaggtgtggcctcattCACCCTGCAGTGATGTGTGCATGAGATTGAGGAATATACAGGGTTGTTTCATCTGGTTGTTTTAATCAAGATTATGCtgcaagatatttttttcaACTACAAGTTCCCTGTTATAGGTTAACCTGCAATTTTGCAAATTCCCAGTTTATTCCCATTAATTCCTgttaattcccatatattcATGTTAATTCCTATATATTCCAGTTAATTCCTATATATTCCCATTAATTCCCATGGAAAGTATCCAGCCTTGAAAATTCCCAGAATTTTGCAACCCTAGTCTCACCTGATGTCTCACCTGTCCCCAGTCACACAATCAGATACTCAcatgtgttctctgtgtgtgtatgtgtgtgtgtgtaggtggaacGGTTCCAGAAGGCTGATATGGCCCGGAGAGCCCATGAGAACTCAAATGTAGAGAAAACTCAGACTGAGGGAAGTTACAAGTTCCTGTGTGGGAAGTGTAAAACGTTTGCCTGTTTTAGTGATGACCTGCGTGTGCTACAggtaccctacacactacaccctacgcCCTAAACCCTTTAATCCTACATCCCTTGTAATGTGTTAGAAAGCTGCCCACATCTTTTGTGTTAGCGGGTCAAATTTGACCCATGACTTAACTCAGCCCAAAATGctcatttcgttgctatgtacctgtactttgcaatgacaataaagttgtatctatctatctatctatctatctatctatctatctatctatctatctatctatctatctatctatctatctatctatctatctatctatctatctatctatctatctatctatcatccaaTATTGTTTTTAACCTGATAGATAACTTGTTATGCATGGATACCCATGTAAACACTGttctaaatgttatttttttggcCACATGGATGATTTATCTAAGAACATACCACTcgttttcaattaaaaaatgtgtaaattcaCTCATTATAATTGTTATGGTGAAGACAGTGGGTATTGGGTATGGGTGTGTTATCTGACCATAATAGATTAATATTAGAACATAAAAAAattgcttgtgtttttttttgttttttttaatattattaaccaTAGTGACATCTGTTGTGTTACGGGTCAATATTGACCTGCACAGATTTATGTTAGGAAAGAGGTAAAaagtaatttcttttttacataatcaaacttttttttattcaaaattcATATGCATGAACCACagaatgtgtttttgtgttctccttatatatatgctaattaaACAAATTACTGAATGAATGTTTCAGGAATCTCACCACATTGTGCTGGATCAGTCTATATTCCAGCGCTGTGAAACTCAACCTCACAAAAAAATCAAGACCTTTGACAATTTTACCAAAAAGGAGAAGATGTATTGTTCTGACTGTAAAAAAGACTGGGGCATCATTGCCTCCTACCTGAATATacaggtacatacacacacacatacatactgcaGTTATGATTACACTTGTTACTGACTCGATGAATTGAGCTGTAATGGTATGACACAGTCAGTTTTATGTGGTGAGGCTCTTTATTAGCAACAGACACTGCTAACTTCCTGATTCTTGAGCAGTGATTCACCAAGCTAACCCAAAGCTCTTTAATGCCTTTTATACAGAAAATGTGAAGAGCCAACTTCTGAGGAACTACACAAAATTATCTGaaatgtcaacatttacctcagacatGTTGGTAGATTACTTAAAAAACAGCTCTGTTTGATAACAGTGACATGGTAACTATGCTATAGCATTGACTGCTAACCCAAATTCCATGGACTCTTCAATGATGACAATGATGTGAAGATGATAATTGAGATTTCAGTGGATTTGATTCTGCACTCCAAGAAAGcctaaaatatgaatttaatttgtttatcaATTTCACGTTTGCACAAAGCTAGCTGATAATTGCAATTTAATGCTAATGAAGGAcagacatttctttttatttaatgggATGAAAGCAAACACATTGAGTGATACAGCAGATAcgttgagtgtttgtgtgtctgtaggatTTACCGGTGTTGAAGATTGAGAGTTTTACCCTTGAGGACCTGGTCACAAAGGAACAGCACGCTTTCAGGAAATGGCATGAGGTCCCATTCTGTATGCGAGTGTTTGACGTGACAGAGAAGATGGTTGAGAAGTGGAAGCCGAGAACATAGATCATAAAAGATGAGATAACCTCTAAAACtgccaatctctctctctctctctctctctctctatatatatatatatatatatatatatatatatacatgtttggggttttttaatGTACTGTAACTTTCTTGTTATATGGAAGAGTCTTTCTTGTTTTGAAATCACACACAACCCGAACACGATCTGACTAGCTGAAGCACTTTACTAAGGAAAATTGTCTTCAGATTGTTTCAGAAGGCACTGTTTGCAATCGTTTTATGAAATCATTAAGTCAGGAATTATTGAAAAACAGTTAGCTTTGCTCAGTGAGAGTGGGTGGCCATTGAATGAAGCCCCACCCCCTACGCTATTCTTCGAGAAGGAAAAGAGCAGACTTGCAGAAGAGTAGTGACGTCTTTCATCATATTCCTGACTGTCACGTTTTAAACTGCACAATAAAGTTTGTGATGATTTTTCTATTTACTAGTTTAACATTTTTATCACAAAAACATCTGATCTGTCTAAAACATGTCATGTTCCTGCAGTAACAGTGTCACTGGAACAGAGAAAGTGAATGATCTTCAGCAACACTGCACTGTTctgtcacaaagcagaaactactgcagacaaataaataacaaaataaatacaactaaataaaaaaagaataacgtTCATTCTTTTTCTAATCAgcaaatctctctctccttctctctcactctctccttctctctctctctctctctctctctctctctcactcactctttctatcACTTCCTGTTATAATCTTTATTTCCTTCTTCTATCCCTcccttttctgtctctcactctctcccttctgtattcctttctttttttgtcattctttttgtctctctacctcttttccatctttcttttttgtatatCTCTCCATTATCTCACTTCATCTTTATcttctttttcccccttctctttttctttctctctgctctttttccactgcatttattttcatttctttctcataattgaaaaaaattctCCCTTCTACTTTCTTTGTCCTTCAATTCCTCCCATCTCTATTAGTCTttatttccatctctctctctgtcagtcttcagaaagcagctttactgcattagtataaaatataaaattaataaatctctctctctctctctctctcattctgtttgTACCGTTATTTCCCCTCCCATTATCCTACTGTATCTTTCCTCTCTTTTCTATTCAGACTtcattctccttctctttcttgttTCAGTCTTTACCCCTCCCcgatttctctctcacacactttccctCTATCCCCAGTCTTTATTCCCgatttctctttgtctttttaaatttttcatctttctatctttctctctgtgttgttatgCTTATatgttatttctctctctctctctctctctctctcccctcttcaCCCCCTCCCCCCTTTTTTGAGTGAAGGCATcctgaagccccgcccacattCTAGAACACAGGCAGTGCATGTCATTGTAATTCATGTTGCCTGGCAACGCAGGGGTCGTCATAGAAGCGCAACAATAAGAGGATGACATGTACAGTGATGCGGCATGAAGCCCGAGCTCTCCGCCATCTTCTCCTCCTGCTCTGTTCATTCGttctttcttgtgtgtgtgtgtgtgtgtgtgtgtgcgttattaaagctgctcacacacacacacacactttgcacaATAATCACGCCATATTATatttcacactcactctgagACGGCcccgtctacacacacacacacaccactccacactgcAGGCTTATCAAATCAAAATGGATTCCAGGAGATGGAGATGAAATCCATCTGTCGGCCTCAGAGAGAgtataaaacacacaagccGCCATTCTGTCGCATATGAACTACagagctacagagagagagagagagagagagagagagagagagagaattaaaagGGGTGTGGTTTATCCTAACAGTCTTTTATTAATCAAGACAGTAAGGCATCACAACAGCAATGTACAAAGTCATTAAAGTCTTCAGGTCAAACCAAAACACAGTTAGTTTTTCTACCCATgcaacagtgaagtgtgtgacgTGATAAGAGTCCGGAGCGTTCTCTGGGGGCGTGGCTTACACCCACCTCCTCCAATCAGACACTTCTGATCTTTATCTCAAATCTGTCTTAAAATGTTCAATAGTAAGGATGAATCCAGTGGATCTGATTGCCATGACAGCCAATCACAGCGCTCCTCTCAGATCCACTTCCTGTCCTGCAGATTCACTGCAACAGCTCTGAAAAGTTAGTCTGCTATACAGAACTGAAGGTCCAGTTAAAGTTGGAAGTGTTAAAGTGTTAAAGACGGAGCACAGCGTCTGCACtgctgtccagtgtgtgtgtgtgtgtgtatgtgtgtgtgcatgtacagtCTGTGTTCTGGGATTTCCTTCTCTCAGAAGAACCAGCGGAACGTGTCTGCTGCTCCCACGGACGAGGCTctctgtggacacacacacacacacacacacaggggatgTTAGACACACTAATGGAGATCACACACTCATGATATTAATCACATTGCTACcctcttttgtgtttttattacttCACACATGACCCGGGCATCACTAACCTCAGATATgtgttttgagagagagagagagagagagagagagagagagagatagcagaTGCAGAGGTCTAGAGATTAATAGCATGAGTAAGAAATATgcagaaggagagaaaaatacaaagaaagacaaatctagaaagaaagaaagaaagaaagaaagaaagaaagaaagaaagaaagaaagaaagaaagaaagaaagaaagaaagaagtattgagcacagggagagaaagaaatagagagaaagagtgagaatgGAATCAAGATATTTATATAGAATGAGGGAAAGAAAAAtaggctgtctgtctgtctatctatctatctgtctgtctgtctgtctgtctgtctgtcttcagtacagaggaGCTTACACTtctttgcagtttctcagtaacatgataaGCTGAGAGTTTTCCCTTATTaacttgaagagagagaataaagttgGGCTGCTAAGTtgctgtggtgtgagaggaataaACACTAAGGGGACAAGCtgtagaggaaaataatcagcctCAGTATGGAAACAGTAACAGagcttcatcacatcactccatcttGGTGGAGATCAACTGCATGATGATCAACTTGATTACTTATCACACTCTGGGTTATTATAATGACACCATTTTGAAATCTTAGTAAaacacaccccccccacacacacacacacaaaatccccCTCCctcacaccaaaacacacaatgTTTGTGTGCCCCTACATCAAAATACCTGTCCCTCCACATCACAATACCCCCAACACCAAAACCCTACTCAACCTCAAAATACCCCTCCCCCACAGCAAATAACCCCGACACACATGGCAATGAGTCGAGGATCTTTggtcttgtgtgtgtgaaagggtctCTGGCTCTCTGATTGAACATTACAGCCAGCTTACAGCATATTGCctcatcacagcacacacacacacacctcctccctgtgtgtgagacagacgcAGAGAAAGGCGGGAGCtggtgtgtgagaggagagtgGAAGTGTGTGCCGGCAGCGTTCCAGCTCTAAAGGCCTTCAGGGAAAACGTCCTAGTCATCCACTTGtgccctctacacacacacacacacacacacacacacacacacacatgcacacgcacacacacacatcgtgaATGTCTGGTGGTTAATTAGCACAGCGTGTGCCAGGCCCGGGCTGCGTTCCAAACCCACAGCATCGCCGCAAGCAATTATAAGGCAGCGTGaaggagtggtgtgtgtgtgtgtgtgtgagtgaaaccGAGGAGGTTTCACGTCTATCAAGGTTCTTTCTAATCAGAAGGCAGCTTCTAAcgcttattaaataaaataatataaaactttCAGTCGAGGATATCAAGGGTTTTCTAGGGGATGTCCTGTAGAGCTTTTCTTTATGAGTGGAGATAGAGAGCATGTCCTTCACACCTGTACAGTCCCATCATTTAAGAAAATCTTGACAAATATCCTTATTAAAATAACCTAAATAACCTGACCtgaagagacagagatacaTGTGATTCAACGTTTAAGCTGCATACACAAACAATAACCTGAAAAGATTTTCTCCAGCAGATCACTATAATCACCAAAAATTTCTTCATTTGGATTGTTTTGATTTGACGCTTCTATTGCCACTTTTGGTGACGTTGCAGAGAACTGAAAACAAACTATCCAGTAAAAGGTTCCATTTCTGTGTCAAACTCTGTTAAAAGAAAGAAGTTTCGCCTGGCGCTAGTTTAGGATCCATCATCAGGTCAACAAATAACTAGCAAGTGATGACAAATGAACAGATTATATAGCTAATAGGTTCCTATTTGGTATAGAAACTCCAGAATGTAATGCAGCTTCAAAAAGCAAGTTAaatgtataattgtgtgtgtgcgtctttACCTCCACTGTGCTCCCTGGTTTCTTCTTTAGCTCTTCACACTTCCTGAACTTGCAGATCTGATGACCCGTCTTCCTGTTCCGGCAAGAGCTGCACACGCCGCAGTTGATGAGCCGCCTGCAGGGGGCGCAGACACCACAtcgcttcctcttcctcttcgcTGCTCCGCCGCTGCAGCTGTTGTTAGCGCTGACAGTGGCGTTAGTGCTAGCATTAGAACCGGAGCAGGACGCAGAGCTGCTGTGCTGGCAGTCAGCAGCGATCTGAAACGCGCTGTCCGTCATTGTCGCCACCGATGAACCTGCCCCTGAGTGCAGCGTCGTCATAACGATAACCCCAGGAGGTAGAGCAAACCCTCCAAATGTGGCCCCACCCCTTTCAGCCTCCCCAGCTCCACCTCCTCCGCTGCCCCCACTGCTCTGTGGTGGCACTTTGAGGCGGTTCATGCACTCAGCTCCACCCACCTGACTGAGTGGAGACAGGAAGTTGTCAGCAGACATCTTGGAGGGCATATGCACATTAAGTGGCTCCGCCCG
The DNA window shown above is from Hemibagrus wyckioides isolate EC202008001 linkage group LG15, SWU_Hwy_1.0, whole genome shotgun sequence and carries:
- the rigi gene encoding probable ATP-dependent RNA helicase DDX58 → MYEQEKKSLRQCGRYIVQFLRPSYIRGFLTTYLDRESVEKILSEEKTSRMAAAQILLDKMLDLEEVGWFQGFLDTLMASDYTGLHMAISKWDFKELEDLSSYRNLLDQVEMSITKNMKPRELLPHMGDCLTQRECEEIRAVEEQKGCVAASELLVDTLRHCDKSNWYKVFKLALDMCSQTLALQLLEPDENGNCVQNCNENDAGMARMAVCFEYREDSENDNLMSSNSEMSESEQCVKGAEEGVASVCGRHTEKKLREYQKELATAAYNGLNTIICAPTGCGKTVVAVAICEHHLKKYSEKAKVVFMTTKVEVYEQQLKLFKEHFSKDPNIKVEGVCGDMENVNLPTLVSSNDVLLMTPQILVNALKRGEVASINTFTLLLLDECHNTTGKHPYNNIMSLYIDTKYSTGTHSLPQVVGFTASVGIKSFKNVLEAENNICQLCANLDARVITTVTENIDELRSFVHTPEKDFYLVKPRTSDPFILIIKKIMKNIEQLALKVYNIVTVSQVQKGDYGTQMYEQWIVNVQKCCRLLQFTDREEERRVCRALYTYTEHLRKYNDALIINEDARTKDALDFMDSFIKDISNASQDPTEHQLIDLYQAQREQLRHLAAAGEQNPKLQELKFILDEEYRNNEQTRTVLFVRTRALTDALKKWIEETDSLKFLKPGVLIGRGRKSQLTGSGMTLTGQKGVLDTFKSSDQSKILIATSVADEGIDIPQCNLVLMYEYVGNVVKMVQVRGRGRAQGSKCFLISSREERIRKEQQNMEREKLVEEAVKLLQNSPDCLHAKVERFQKADMARRAHENSNVEKTQTEGSYKFLCGKCKTFACFSDDLRVLQESHHIVLDQSIFQRCETQPHKKIKTFDNFTKKEKMYCSDCKKDWGIIASYLNIQDLPVLKIESFTLEDLVTKEQHAFRKWHEVPFCMRVFDVTEKMVEKWKPRT
- the LOC131365626 gene encoding uncharacterized protein LOC131365626, whose product is MANMSSSVCMETPHTHGHAHSYTPTTGRDFSLQMDSCMNPVLDYSAQMERYRSFANFYKNGAAPFPQAAKIARLATPIFPSPMTPWSCDNGMLWGRKPPAVNVNVNVNVNGAHTHAHAHRTAMPRAEPLNVHMPSKMSADNFLSPLSQVGGAECMNRLKVPPQSSGGSGGGGAGEAERGGATFGGFALPPGVIVMTTLHSGAGSSVATMTDSAFQIAADCQHSSSASCSGSNASTNATVSANNSCSGGAAKRKRKRCGVCAPCRRLINCGVCSSCRNRKTGHQICKFRKCEELKKKPGSTVERASSVGAADTFRWFF